CAGTTCTGGCACCTAAGTGAAGCTAGAAGGCACCTCCTGTATATGAGGTCACTTAGATGCTGACACAAACTCCCAAAGTCCCCAAGCTTCTAACAGACTGCCTGTAGGCTGCAGCCATAAACTACTGGGTGAAATACTACGATGAATAACCGATGCGTAGCCAGTAAGGTCAGGGTATCttttttaataggtaaatgccaaccaacgGGAAGACAGagcgtgccaaagcagcaaggaaagagaGCTACCATCTGTCTTGtctatccctttaaacctctcacacatcaccctgatgggcgtggtcgggcacacctgtagccaggccttaggaggtgtggttatgtTGTCTCCCTACAGTGAAGGGTGTTGAGTCACCCATTTAAGGTTGATGAAGGTAACAGATGCATAGATGGATGGATTTAAGTGAATAAGGtaatatggatggatggatggatggatggacggacagacGGACAATAGATAAAAGGCATAatagataatgatgatgataggtATGTGGATAGATACAATACAGATAATAGGTAGGTGGAAGATAGATGATAAAGAGAAATGGCGATTGATAGATGATATGTAGATAAGAGAATAAatgatagacacacacagagagagagagagagagagagagagagagagagagagagagacataggtagacaaaagaagaaatgctAGGCCTGTGCACCCACCCTGAGGACTCTGGCAGCACCAGCCAGCCCTTACCTCTGCAGCGCCTTCTGCCTCTCCGGCCACATCTCCATTGGGAAGGGAAGAAGCTTCCTCAGACTTTGTCACCTATACCAAAGAGTTAAAAACACTTGAAAATTGTCTTGGGACCATGACTCACAATTCATTGTCTTTTAACTAATTGAATTATTCTTATCTTTGGGCTTCATTTTATTCACAACGTGCAACAGTGGGTCCCACTTAGGGATGACGTCATCACCACCAGCACTGCAGTAGCAAGAACATGAAAGCTgcggctggggagaaggctcaggggTTGGGAACACTGGCTGCCCTCTcggaggacatgggttcagtttcAGGGTGGCCCACAGCCATCCATCACTCCAATTGCAGGGGTCATTCAATGCCCtgttctggactctgcaggcaccaggcatgtactttatgtgcagacatacatgcaggccaaactgTGGTGCCTGCACCAcgactaagtctgagtatcaggcgaaagcctggagatttagttaaaagcagcgATGTCCAGTCATTTGcgctaagagaatgtgtgtgtgtgtctctctattgcagggagggagcagccttatatacagacttacagcacagtgggaaaACCCCACTGGCTGTAATGTCAGACTAGAAAATAGGATGCATCTGTGGTTATCAACCCACGGGGATcccgtgggggctggggcccaacatctctcccaacacaaaacacccatacacttaaaataaaattaaaattaagataattttaagagcctaaaaacagaaagcatcatAACACAAGCTCGGGCAGAGCCACATCAAAGGCCCCATGTGATGGTCTCATGAAATGGTCCCCCACTTTCTAAAACATCAGGTTATCTTCATGAGACACACTCTCCAAACACGCCCTCCATTGCCATCCTCCTATAACAATTAATCTTTAATATTTGCTACGTACCTAACGCCATTCTGATACATATTAGCTATTGGAGGGATTtgttattttcctgttttgtgggctttgaaacaaaaacaaagacaggcTATGTCTCGTGATTTTTTAGCTTGAAATACATCGTGAATATTTATCCAGGTGAAGTAAAACCCTTCTCATTCATCCTTTGTAGCATCTGCTTAATATTAAGTGCATGATAATTTGTTCATATATATCCTCATTGATGGATCATCAACATGTCCCCGTGTTTGTGACTCTATGGCTAACAGATAATTTGGAAAATTAAGTGGTGGGGATATTTTTATCAGGGTTTCTTTTTGAAAGGTGCCACATCCTCTGTAATGCATGAACACCCTACCTTTCTTTAGCCTTGTGACCAGGTAACACAGTTGTGCTTTTTAATGGCTGTGAGTGTGTTCATGGAAGTGGAaccatttctgtctttatttccatCTCTCTGGTTACTAGAAAGGAAGGGCATACATACTTTCAATCACTTGCTTTGTCTTTTCAGTTAATTTCGTTTGTGTCGTGACCATTTTCCTTGAGTTATTTCTGAAGATTTTGGGTGGATTTTTGAGAGGGGTCTCACGATGTAACCCAGCTTCACCAAttcctgtgtcatccttgtgcAGTGCCATGCTAAGGAACTCTGCATCCTTCCAGTTGTAGTGTATGTGCTGCCGAAGCAAGCACAATTTTAGCTTTTGGAGAGACAGatttatcttaatttttctaTAGAATATATTACTAGTTCTGTACCTTCATAGTTATTAAAATCTAGCCTTTTAATCCatctataatttaattttatatgtgacaTAAAATAACCAGTTGGGGCTGTGGTTACAGCTCATAAAAGAATATTTGCCTAGTATGAAtgagccctaggttcaatcctgaatacaactttttaattttttttaaatttaaagtcaatGTCCATGTGGTGGTCTGTATAAGAAATGTGCCCCCATAAACCCCCTGTGTGCGAAGGTTAGGGAACCTTTAGGGTGTGGAGCCTTGGTGAAGGAAGTAGTCACTGGGATGGCCATTGGGGGTTTATAGTGTTTCCCACTTTCTATTtgtcctagtcagggtttctattgctgtgacgaagCACCAGAACCAAGTCCATCCTGGGAGGAAGTCAAGGTAAGGAGTGCAGTGGTCAAGTTTCTTAAATATTATGAAATTTATGAGAACAAGATGAAAGCATAACTGAAAAATTGTCTGGTTAAAACCTTTGTAttagggctaaagagatggctcagaggttaagagcactggctgctcttccagaggtcctgagttcaattcccagcaaccacatggtggcacacaaccatgCGTTATGAgacctagtgccctcttctggtgtgcaagcatacgtggaggcagaatgtggtatacataataaataaataaataaataaataaataaataaatctttaaaaaaaaacctttgtatTATATCTCTGCATATAATTCCTGGATgaagaatatattaaaattgtGTCAATGctgaagcaacacacacacacacacacacacacacactgaaatggtATAGAGATAAGCAGAGTCCCATAGAAGGGTGATATATAAATTCACTGAGCCTCCTATAAATTCAGCATGTTGGCTTAGAGCACCACTGATGAGCACTAATGTTTGCCGGCTTCTGTCATCCTTTATTACAGCCTGTACTGGACCACACAGGGTGTTCAAGCTTACCTTTGACCCTGGAGGGGGAGCCAAACcaaggaatgaataaataatattttcttcttttgcagagaagaaagagtcaAAATCCttgaagcaaagaaagagaatacTTAAAACCGTTATATACTTGGGAGCTGGTATATGTAGTGATCCCAGTACCCTTATCATGTCAGTCATCAAATGCAAAACATCCTGTTAACTGATAACTAAACTGTAATGCTATAAAATagacaagaacacacacacacacacacacacacacacacacacacacatatacacacggggggaggggggactggaGGGAAGACTGTTGGGAGGGGCAGGAGATGATTAGGGACAGGTACTCGGTGCCTGTAATGACAAGATGTAGAGAAGCCTTTTCCGTACCCACTCACTGGTTTTGCGGTCTGTCCTTCCCCATGTCCCTGAATACCAGGGACGCCCACATCTAGATTAATAAAGATGATCTTTGGTTGTGCCCAAGCCTAAGCTGCCTGGGTCCTCAGCTGCTTCCGGCAGGAATtccctcggggggggggggtacctGGCCGTGACTATGCCTGGCTCCCCACCTGCTGTTGCCTTTCTTTGATACTGTCTGCCATGACAGCTCAGGACGACTTCATCTGCTCTGCACAGCAGATGCGCAGGGCTCGAGGACACCTCCTGGTGCACAAACATCCACTACTTGCCCCTGCCCACAGGGCCCAGGACACGGCTGACCAAGAAAGAGTCCACATGAACCAGTGAGAACGCCTAAATGGCCACATTTTCATTCCAGTCCTGGAGGATATGGCGATTGTATcttagagtttctactgctgtgatgaaacaccatgaccagaagctacttggagaggaaagggtttcttctGCTTACACTTTCAATCTCTTAgagggaagtcaggtcagggactcaaacatggcagaaacctggaagcaggagctaatgccatggagaagtgctgcttacagctttttctccatggctttgctcaacctgctttcttgtagaacccaggaccacctgcccaggggtggtaccacccacagtgagctgggcccacTCGTAACAGTCATCAACCAAGAAAGTGCATCGCAGGTTTGCCCATGGACCAATctggtggggcattttcttaattgatgtcctttcttcccaaatgactctagcctgtgtcaagctgacataaaactagccagcacagacagACGCTTTAGTttatgccattttatttttatttcatgagtgctttgcctgcatgtctgtctgtacactGTGTACAGGTCAGGTAtctgcaggggccagaagagtgtatcagatcccctggaactggagttacagctgggtTGTAGCTACCAAGCAGgcgctgggaactaaacccaggtgctttgtaagaacagccagtgcttttaactgcagagccatctctctcgCCACCCTAATGTCTTTAAGGGTTTCACAAAGCCGAGTGAACAAATggtttcttaaaatataataatagaaaaagTTATGTAGTCAGACTGCTGTCACCCTCTGGCCCTGGTCCTGGTTCCTATATTTAGAGACAGCAAGCACACACAGAACATTTCAAATAAGAAGTTACCAACACTGGTTGCCTCCAGATAGGAATGCCTGCATTATGTTTGAGGCCAGAACAAAGCAGATCCACCCGGCCCTTGGTTTAAACTTGGCTGAAAATTAACACATGGCAGCAGAGAATTAGACGGAGTACAGGGCCCTTCAGAGAGAAAGGTCCTGTGACCTCCCAAATGGGAGCCTGGAGCTAATTCAGCTCGGGGAACTATAGTTAACTATGAGCAGGAATTGGGATGGCAGTGATTCACGACAAAAACCCTTTGAAATAGTTTTATCTTTCAGCGTGTGCAAGTATGACTTTCTCTAATTTTTCTAATATTGAAAGGAAGGGttgctagagagacggctcagcggttGAGAGTGTTTGCTGCTCAAGTAGACTTGAATTCAGTCCCCGGCATCCAAATCAGCTcccggggatctgatgccctcttttggcctccgtGGGTACTTCATACctacacacgtgtgtgcacacaatCAGGTGCATGGGGGAGCGCACACATGCAAGCACCCACagataaatttcaaaaataaaattaaatgaatcttgttatattttaaaggACCTATtacagaaaaagcaaaagcaaaattcCTTGCCATAGCTCGCTCCTGTGTTAGCTTTCTCCTTGTCTAGTAAGATGCgtaggaggggtgggagaagggtgGAGAATGGATTCTTGtggcttttgttattttgattacatttatttactgtggGAGGTGAGCATGCCActgtgcatgtatggaggtcCCAGATAACTTCTGGGAGTCCTCTTCCACCACGTGAGATGCAGAGATGGggctcgggtcatcaggcttggcagggGGTGCTTTGTTgaggaatattaatttaagatgtgttacatttgtttatgctgtgaaacatttgcttaaagatgcaaagatgtgttgcattcttttatgttgcatttgtttagctctgtaaTGATGTGTTATTGTGcccctgtctaaaacacctgattgatctaataaagagctgaatggccaataaagaggcaggagaaaggacaggcggggctggcaggcagagggaataAAAAGATGGAGAAATCTGCAggagtggggggttggggggcgTCAAAGAGGAGCAAGCAAACAAGGAGAAGAAGACactaggggccagccacacagccacacagccactcagccacacagccacacagccactcagtcacacagccactcagccacacagccactcagccacacagccactcagccacacagcaagccacagagtaagagtgacaGATATATAGatgtaagaaaagggaaaagcccagaggcaaaaggcagatgggATAACTTAAGTTAAGGAAATCTGGccagaaataagccaagctaaggccaggcattcataagaaagaataagtctccatgtgtaattatttgggagctgggtgctgGGCCCCCAAAAGAGCCTCTCAAAAAGCTAATCCTGCCTTGCAAATTCGTGCAACACATGCCAGGCTCAAGTGCCTCCCCCATAGGCCCTTGTCCACCTGGAACCCCAGAAAGTGACCTTATTTGGAAGTAAGATATTTGCGGCTATAGTGGTTGTGATAAGACCATGCCGAGTTAGAGTGGTCTTTTTCAGTGGCTGTTATCCTTACAGGAAGGTCCTGTGGAGGCACTGGTAAGCACAGGGTGAACCCCAGAAGCCAGCCACATCTGGAATACTTCTACAAGCCAAGGACTGCTGGCAAACCTGAGCAACTGGGAGGAATGGAACAGGCTCTCCTTATGAATTTCCAGAAAGTTccaaatcagtatggcagttcctcagaaagatgagaattagtctaccacaagatccagcaattccactcttaggcatatataccaaaaagaagcacattcatacaaggacatctgttcaatgatgttcatggcagcattatttgtaatagccagaacctggaagcaacctagatgtccctcaactgaagaatggaataagaaaatgtggtacatttacacaatggagtaccactcagcagaaaaaaaaacaatggaatcctgaaattcgcaggcaaatggatggaactagaagaaaccatcctgagtgaggtaacccagtcacaaaaagacaaacatggtatgtactcactcatatatggacattAGACATAaaaaaaggattaccagcctacaatccacacttccagagaagctaggaaacaaggaggactctaagagagacatacatggttccccggaaaaggggaaagggacaagatctcctgagaaaattgggagcatggggggaggggggagggagctaggagaatgagaaggggagaagagaaggaaagaggaagatatgagggagcaggaagattgagtcaggggaagaatagagcagagcaagaaaagagacaccgtaatagagggggccattataggcttaaagagaaatcaggcactagggaaatgtccagagatctacaaggatgacaccaactaacaatctaagcaaaactGGAGAAACTACCtcaccctcccctgataatgagattgatgactctcttatatgccatcctagagcctttgtccagagctgatggaagcagaaacagacactgacagctaaacactgagctgaactcctggaatccagttgcagacagggaggagtgatgagcaaaggggtcaagaccaggctggagaaacccacagaaacaaggggttgctcatggtccccagactgatagctgggaaaccagtatcagttccagaccccctgaaggtgggtgtcagttaggaggcctgggaagtctatggggcctctggtagtggtgCTTGCCAGCACCCTCTTCCCCCCAGGAGGAATGACCCCACCGTATGTCCACTTCTCATAACTAAAGtccatgggtttttttttttaatgtttcctttcagCAATTTGCTTTCCTATGCAAAACCTGTAAACTCTGAGGAAGGCAGCTTTATGTTGAAATAAACTCTGAAGTCCTTCAAATGAAGTTGTCAGGCCAGCACGCTGTCTCAGTGTGTTAAGTCTGCCATGGATGACAATGTGAGGTCAATCTGCAGAACCCATGGGGGATAGAGAGAGAACTGACGCCCAAAATTtttatctgacctccacacccatatGCTGTGGCTTGCATGCACCCATACacttgcacacaggcacacacacatacaaaaattaaaggtgataaaaaaaattaaatatataaataaaattgccATTATCATCAAATGCTCAGAACACATTTAAACTAACTGGGTGAATTTGGGCATATTCACCTGTTTCTGGCATAAGGACTACACGGCTGCTAGTCAATCCTTAAGAATTTATCACATATCCGCTGAGTGTGCACTTCACAAGGCTAAGTAAAATCCGTCCCTTTCTACGCAAAATGCAGATTTTGTGTAAACAAGTGACTTCTATCCTTGAAAATACAGAACCTAAAATTACCCCAAATCTGCTGGATCGTCGTACAACTGGCTCCATCATCTTCTCACTCTTAAATGTTGGTTGGATAGAAGAAAGAGATCACGGCCCGGCAGGTGTGAACGATTTCAAACAGTGTCTCAAAACCAATCTGCTTTAAACAATTTCTGACAAACAGGGGCTGAcaagatggatcagtggataaAGTATAAAGTGCCTTCCATGCAAACATGGGGcgctgagttcaggtccccagcacccatgcagaAGCAGAGCACAGCAGCACACCTATGTCCACCTGGTGCTGGCCAGGGaacagaggacagagacaggcTGACTCACACAACTCTGCCCGCCTAGCTGAGTCtatgagctccaggtccagtgagagaccctgcctcaaaaaaacaaagtagaaggtgattgaagaagacacccaatgtcaacctctggcctacacacacacacacacactctctctctctctctctctctctctctttctctctctctctctgtctctttctctctctcacacacacacacacactctctctctctctctctctctctctgtctgtctctctgtctctctctgtctctctctgtctctctctcacacacacaacatatgcatgggtacatacacatgcaaaccacacacattaattaattaactaattaattaattaataattctGATAGATGCACAAAAGAACGCTGAATACTCACCCCGCAGTATTGCTCTTCGTTGAAGATCTGAGGAGGCAAAGGGATCCCATTCTGAGGCTTCTTTTCCCCGGGAACATTCTCTCTCATCCACTTGCGGTTGTCTTCATCCCCAGCTATGTCCAGTTCCTTAAAGTCTATTTTATTGGCTTCCAAAAAGCCCACCACTTCTTGCTGTTTCTTCCTTATCTGGTtaagagcagagaaaaataatcattacTGTATTATAACACTGTATTACAGCTAGTTTTGAATCATGCTTTGCTGACGTTTACACAGCTTCATTTTCTTTAGCTGTACTGCACAGTACAAATATATATTTGCAgcattaaaacaaagaaaacaataaaatcacacCTTTCTGTTAGAAAGGATCAGCAGAGGGGCAATGGACCTGTTTGTTGGTCCTGACACTATGCTAAGTGCTATTACCAGCACCTGCCCccagaaaagaaatagaagaaatgttTGCCCTTGGACTCACCAAGGACCACTTAAAATGGGCTCCTTGGACTGACTGGAACAAGTAAGGAGGCCTGGCCTGGGAGCCTGAGAGAAGGAAGGGTCCTAGAGTCAAGCCCAGAGGAAGAAGTAGGGGGCGGGTGCCCTCCCTCTCTGGTGGATACCTTcaccccccccatcctccccacaCCTGGTGGGACCTTGCTCAAGTACTCTGATTGGGTCTTCCTCCCAAAGGGCTGCTCTTCTCCAGGCAGTCTCCCGAGCTGACCCCCATGTACACAGCATCAGCCATCAGAGGGATCCTCCCCTTTGTGACAGAGAGAGCGGTGCTCCTGGCACCCCAGCAGCTCTCCTCAAGACTCATTCCATGTCTTTCCCGGAGTCCCTTCCCTATCCTCAGATGTCAAAGGCCCTGCTGTTTCCACAGGCCAAACTAGCTGGCTGTCCTGAGGGACGGGTCTGCAGGGCTTGGAGATCCCTGGAGGCTGGGTCACTGTTTGGAGCTTTGGGGACCTTGGTGGAGGCTAGGAGAGCTCTTTCCCTATTCTGTGCCATTTCTGTCTTCAAGTCACCCAGTCACTGTTGGCCACTCCTGTGTGACTGAGGATCCAGAGCCACACCTCTCAAAGCCCTTTACTTGACACCTCTTGTTTATTGTGGGTACAGTGAGGAGACTTTCCAAGTGAGGCCACCACACTGTAGTGTGAACCCTGCTGGATGGAAGTCACAGATGACCTTCATTTATGTCCCAGCTCCAAGGGTGCGCTCCAGCAAGGGCTTGGGGCTTTGATTCCCTCACCtgcaaagtagaaacaaagactCCTTCCTCTGGGGTGCTGTGACAACTGAGTGAGACCAGGTGTGGCAATGTGTTCTGTGTTATAGCAGAGAACCTGCACTGCTAGAAACCCAGCACACACCCTTCTTTCCCAGTTAGGCTGGCCATGCCAGCAGGTGGGGATTTCACTGATGGGGTattgtttgggacagggtctcactacacagTCCAGGTTGTCCTAGAGCtatctatgtagcccaggctggcaaaaaaaaacaaaaaacaaaaaacacatgctctttctgctttggcctcctaagtgctgggattacaggtgtgctatCATTCCAATGAATTGGTGGGTTTTCCAAGACTGACACCCAGATCAAATAGGTCCTTTTTccggttttttgtttgtttgtttgtttgtttttttttgttttttccggTGAGGGGGCTGGCTGGAGAGAGCGTTCAATGGATGAGTGCTTACTgagaacccacataaacagctgtcTGTGGTCACATGCCTACAAGTATCTATAGTctgtggggagcagagagaggatgaCTCCTGGGGCTTGCAGGCTGCTAGCCTCATTCCTGgcctcagtgagagaccctgtctcaattgAATAAG
This genomic stretch from Cricetulus griseus strain 17A/GY chromosome 4, alternate assembly CriGri-PICRH-1.0, whole genome shotgun sequence harbors:
- the Get1 gene encoding guided entry of tail-anchored proteins factor 1 isoform X6, translating into MCQEVTLSTKIRKKQQEVVGFLEANKIDFKELDIAGDEDNRKWMRENVPGEKKPQNGIPLPPQIFNEEQYCGSEKMMEPVVRRSSRFGDFDSFFSAKEENIIYSFLGLAPPPGSKVTKSEEASSLPNGDVAGEAEGAAEGTEQAEGSGENKSHKEDDVSQEKNTLFLCGPKEEEGEEGERTTEETEEAAEEAAEGEAEEEEAEEEAGQGEDS
- the Get1 gene encoding guided entry of tail-anchored proteins factor 1 isoform X10, whose amino-acid sequence is MTRMPHSEHSLPQDLSRFQDRQADTHFFKSCKIRKKQQEVVGFLEANKIDFKELDIAGDEDNRKWMRENVPGEKKPQNGIPLPPQIFNEEQYCGSEKMMEPVVRRSSRFGDFDSFFSAKEENIIYSFLGLAPPPGSKVTKSEEASSLPNGDVAGEAEGAAEGTEQAEGSGENKSHKEDDVSQEKNTLFLCGPKEEEGEEGERTTEETEEAAEEAAEGEAEEEEAEEEAGQGEDS
- the Get1 gene encoding guided entry of tail-anchored proteins factor 1 isoform X9, coding for MCQEVTLSTKIRKKQQEVVGFLEANKIDFKELDIAGDEDNRKWMRENVPGEKKPQNGIPLPPQIFNEEQYCGDFDSFFSAKEENIIYSFLGLAPPPGSKVTKSEEASSLPNGDVAGEAEGAAEGTEQAEGSGENKSHKEDDVSQEKNTLFLCGPKEEEGEEGERTTEETEEAAEEAAEGEAEEEEAEEEAGQGEDS
- the Get1 gene encoding guided entry of tail-anchored proteins factor 1 isoform X8, yielding MCQEVTLSTKIRKKQQEVVGFLEANKIDFKELDIAGDEDNRKWMRENVPGEKKPQNGIPLPPQIFNEEQYCGSEKMMEPVVRRSSRFGDFDSFFSAKEENIIYSFLGLAPPPGSKVTKSEEASSLPNGDVAGEAEGAAEGTEQAEGSGENKSHKEDDVSQEKNEEEGEEGERTTEETEEAAEEAAEGEAEEEEAEEEAGQGEDS